One bacterium genomic region harbors:
- a CDS encoding sugar phosphate isomerase/epimerase, which produces MNMGRRTFMATSAATAGAVSLLPGKSDAFTLPDPPRKAQLRLSSQEGQPPGKTLDEKLDFLEANGFTGFEPSGKNLRSRVVEFKKALNGRKIKISAICAGFSGVIISEKPEVRKEAMDSMKEILTAAGELGSTGLIIVPAFNGQTTLGHKESRDLLVDLLGELGEHAVTVKSRILLEPLNRKEAFFLRLVADAASICRDVNSPGICCMGDFWHMTWEETSDMGAFLSGGQYLHHVHMASRKNRKMPGEDEGDNYVDGFRGLKLIGYQDYVSLECGSVGDVSKTIPAAAKLLREQWDMA; this is translated from the coding sequence ATGAATATGGGACGTCGAACATTCATGGCTACCTCAGCGGCAACCGCCGGAGCTGTGAGCCTGCTTCCGGGTAAATCGGACGCATTCACCCTGCCCGACCCTCCCCGGAAAGCGCAGCTCAGGCTCTCATCCCAGGAGGGACAGCCTCCGGGAAAAACACTCGACGAAAAGCTCGATTTTCTCGAAGCGAATGGATTCACGGGGTTCGAGCCATCCGGTAAAAACCTCCGCAGCCGTGTCGTCGAGTTCAAGAAAGCCCTCAATGGCCGGAAAATCAAAATCAGCGCGATATGCGCCGGATTCAGCGGGGTCATCATCTCCGAAAAACCGGAGGTACGCAAGGAAGCGATGGATTCCATGAAGGAAATCCTGACCGCGGCGGGTGAACTCGGCTCGACCGGGCTCATCATTGTCCCGGCATTCAACGGTCAGACCACACTCGGCCACAAGGAATCCCGCGACCTGCTCGTCGACCTGCTTGGCGAGCTCGGCGAGCATGCCGTCACGGTGAAATCGCGGATTCTCCTCGAACCTCTCAACCGCAAGGAAGCCTTTTTCCTCCGTCTCGTTGCCGATGCCGCGTCGATCTGCAGGGATGTGAACAGCCCCGGTATCTGCTGCATGGGCGACTTCTGGCACATGACATGGGAGGAAACGAGCGATATGGGCGCTTTTCTGTCCGGAGGCCAGTACCTCCACCATGTCCACATGGCGAGCAGAAAAAACCGTAAGATGCCCGGCGAGGACGAGGGCGACAACTATGTGGACGGTTTCAGGGGACTGAAGCTCATCGGCTACCAGGACTATGTCAGCCTCGAATGCGGTTCTGTCGGGGATGTATCTAAGACCATTCCGGCAGCGGCCAAGCTGCTCAGAGAACAGTGGGATATGGCCTGA
- a CDS encoding Gfo/Idh/MocA family oxidoreductase, with protein sequence MSTNGFELSRRKFFGTVAAAGALATSCGKATPPPTSTTKPVSRPNVTITTLTDTAPDGPVLKAGLVGCGGRGSGAAINFLGAGPNLRITALADVFQDRIDGALKQIKEKTTQQTPPENIFVGFDAYKKLIDSGVDIVLLATPPHFRPEHFAAAVNAGKHVFMEKPVAVDPVGARLVMETAGQAKTKNLSVVTGTQRHHQKNYVETLKRIADGAIGDIVAARCYWNQSQLWYRDRQKGWSDMEWMIRDWVNWAWLSGDHIVEQHVHNIDVISWFTGMHPVKAVGFGARQRRVTGDQYDFFCVDFEYENGMHLESMCRQIDGCVNNVSEFIVGTKGSTNCADTIWNPDGSIKWKAETIKKGDPKDPRPYDVTWLEDPRGPYDQEHVDLITSIRTGTPINEAALTAESTLLGIMGRVSAYTGKEITWQEMMDSTLKLGPAEYALGPVKMEFPVPVPGEGKAK encoded by the coding sequence ATGAGCACGAACGGATTTGAGCTTTCACGCCGGAAATTTTTCGGCACTGTCGCTGCCGCGGGAGCGCTGGCAACGAGCTGCGGTAAAGCAACACCGCCGCCGACTTCGACCACGAAACCGGTATCGAGACCGAATGTTACCATTACCACACTGACCGATACAGCGCCGGACGGCCCCGTGCTTAAAGCCGGGCTTGTCGGGTGCGGAGGAAGAGGCTCGGGCGCGGCGATCAATTTTCTCGGCGCCGGGCCGAATCTCAGGATAACCGCCCTCGCCGATGTGTTTCAGGATCGTATTGACGGCGCGCTCAAACAGATAAAGGAAAAAACGACACAGCAGACTCCGCCCGAAAACATTTTCGTCGGTTTCGATGCCTATAAGAAACTTATCGATTCCGGCGTCGATATCGTATTACTTGCCACACCACCCCATTTCCGCCCCGAACATTTTGCCGCCGCCGTAAACGCCGGAAAGCATGTCTTTATGGAAAAACCCGTGGCGGTCGATCCGGTCGGTGCCCGGTTAGTCATGGAAACGGCCGGACAGGCGAAAACGAAAAATCTGAGCGTGGTAACCGGAACGCAGCGTCACCACCAGAAAAACTATGTCGAAACTCTCAAACGCATCGCTGACGGCGCAATCGGTGACATCGTAGCCGCGCGGTGCTACTGGAATCAGAGCCAGTTATGGTACCGTGACCGCCAGAAAGGCTGGTCGGACATGGAATGGATGATCCGCGACTGGGTCAACTGGGCATGGCTTTCCGGCGACCACATCGTGGAACAGCATGTCCACAACATCGATGTCATCAGCTGGTTCACTGGGATGCATCCGGTCAAGGCAGTCGGTTTCGGAGCCCGTCAACGCAGGGTGACCGGCGACCAGTACGACTTTTTCTGCGTCGACTTCGAATACGAGAACGGCATGCACCTCGAAAGCATGTGCCGCCAGATAGACGGCTGTGTTAACAATGTCTCGGAGTTCATCGTCGGAACAAAAGGATCGACAAACTGCGCCGATACAATCTGGAATCCCGATGGGAGCATCAAATGGAAGGCGGAAACCATTAAAAAGGGCGATCCAAAGGACCCCAGACCGTATGATGTGACGTGGCTCGAAGACCCGCGGGGACCGTACGACCAGGAACACGTCGATTTAATCACTTCCATCCGCACGGGTACACCGATCAACGAAGCCGCCCTCACCGCGGAATCCACCCTCCTTGGCATCATGGGGCGTGTATCCGCTTATACCGGCAAGGAGATAACATGGCAGGAGATGATGGACTCGACCCTGAAACTCGGGCCTGCAGAGTATGCATTGGGACCTGTCAAAATGGAATTCCCCGTCCCCGTGCCGGGTGAAGGGAAAGCCAAATAA